The Microcystis aeruginosa NIES-843 sequence TGTATTATACTTCTTAATTTTTTATTTGGGTAATTAATTTTGCATGACTACTTAAAGTACGAAAAATTCGAGAGCGCACCATGACTCACGAACGTAGATAAAATTTACTCCCCGCAGATTTCAAACGCTTAACTGGAGTCTATCCCGATAATTTCGCCCTAATGGTCAAAGTCGTATCGGCCGAGAGGGCATTTCACAAAAAGATGGGAAGACCTAGTAAATTAAGCAGAGATTTTGCACAAATGTAGGGCTGAAGCAAGAGAAAGAGAAATTTTAGCTAATTTTAAGGAATTGAAACAGGCGATCGCTGCTGGAACAGTCAGAAGGGGAACCGTAGAAGATTTGATTGCTGATTTTAATGAGGATTAACAATTTATTTTTAGTTTTTCGGAAGATGGAGAATATAGCAATTCTTGGAGCTATGAGGTACAATAGAAAGTAAATAGACAAATAATAGAACTTACCAGCTTCCTATGAGACCCTATTCCGTAGATTTTCGCCAAAAAATTATCGATGTCTGGAAGAAAGAAAAAATTTCCATTCGAGGACTAGCCCAGAGATTTGACGTGGCTAAAAGCTTTATTCAGAAGTTATTGAAGCAACATAAAGAAACAGGAGATATCCGTCCTCGTCCGCAAGGGGGAAGTCCGCCAACCAAGTTAAATAGTGAACAACTGATAATTTTAATAGAAATCATCGAAGCTAACAATGATGCAACTCTCGAAGAATTATCGGACTTACTGTATGAAAAGACACAGGTGAAAGTCAGTAGAGCCACCCTGGGGCGGCTTACGCAAAAACTCAATTACAGTTTCAAAAAAAAACACTACACGCGGCGGAAAAAGAAAGTGACAGGGTACAGCAAAAAAGAGTGGAATACTGGTCAGAAGTTCGGGAAATTGAGGCATCAAAACTAATTTTCATCGAGGAATCGGGGGTAAATTTAGCCCTTTTGAGACTCTATGCTAGAGCCTTAATTGGCCGAAGAGCTCGGGGAAGAAAACCACAAAAAAGAGGGAGAAATATTTCAATAATTAGTGCTATAAGCTTAGAAAAAGTTGTCGCATCAGTCAACATATACGGTGCAGTGGATGCGGTAACATTTGAAGGATTTATTCTAAAGGAAGTGCTGCCAAAAATTAAAGAAGGAGACTGTCTGATCATGGATAACGCCAAGATTCATCTCGGAGAAATGGTCAGAGAAATAATCGAACAAGAAAAAGCTAGACTCATCTATTTACCTCCTTATTCTCCCGAATTCTCTCCTATTGAAAACTTTTGGTCAAAAGTGAAAGCGACGTTAAGAAAACTGAAGGCGAGAACTTACAAAGACTTAATAGAAGGGATTGAATTGGCTATGTTAGAAGTTACTCAAAAAGATATTCGCAATTGGTTTACTCACTGTTGCTACTGTACCTCATAAGTCAGAGAATTGCTATATTTAGAAGTTATCATCTTGTTAATTGATATTGGTAGTCACGATCAGGTGTATAGAAAATAGGCTAGACTAGACAGCGATCGCTGATATTGATCATAAGGTCATTTTTGAACATAGCTAAAATTGGATGGATTTGGGAAAACTGATTCTAATTTTCTGGATTTTATTACACAATAAAAAAGTTATCGTCGTTTTAAAAAGAGCGATAACTTGCACTACTTTCTTTGTTGTAGCTATATTATGTGAGCTTATAGGGTTTTAACAAAAGGCTACCAACCCTGAGTCACTTGATTAGAATTGAGAAATAATTGACCTCTGTCAACAGTAGTAAAATTGCGATCTTCAATAACCCCAATAAGGTTTCCATCAAGACTAATCAGGGTATCAGCAGCACTACCTCCACTTATATTGACAGTCTGTAACTGAATACGAGAAGAGCGATAATTAATTCCATCAGCAAGTACAACCCAATCATAACGAATATCAAATTGTCTGAGAGTAGCATAGCCTGAACTCATATAAAAGCTAGTATTACCTGTGCCTAGTACATAGTAATCTGTACCACCGCCACCAAGTAAAACATCTCGATCAATATGTGCCGTTGTTCCTGCACCTCCGGAAGCACCTTGTAACCAGTCATTACCATTACCTCCAGTGAGGGTGTCATTACCATTTAAGCCAAAAAGCCGATCATTAGAGTTACTTCCGATTCGATTAATGAGATTGTTTCCTGATGTACCATAAACGTCTGCCATAGTCTAAACTCCTTAATCATCAAAATTTTTTGAATTTTTATACCTAAAATTATCTAAGTCACTTTTAGGATTGACAAGCGGAAAAGTCGGCAATTCTGCCGACTGACAGCCGGGTAAAAAGTCAGATGAGTCAGATTTTTGGTAAAATGTATCTTAAAATACAGAAAAATTAACGATTCAATAATACTGCTTGCGTTTAAACTTCAGCACTAGCTAACTCATTAATAAATTGTTTAATAATCGGCAAGGTGTTAAAAGCACAAGAATGTTCATCTTCTAGTTTCTCTAATAAATTTCTTCTCAGCAAAGACTGAATAGCTTTAAACAAACTAGAGGGATGTTCCGATAAATTTTGCAATAAGTTTTCTAAGGTGATCTCCTGTTCCTCTTGACTGATAACCCTCATTACTTTTTGTTCTAATTTTGATAAAGATTGCCACTGCTTTAATAAAATATCTCCTAACTCATCCGGAATAATTTTATAATTCAAAAAAGAAGATGCTTGGTTATTAAATAGAGTCTTAATTGATTGAGTCGCTATTTTAAAATAAAGAGGATTTCCTCCATATTGATCAATCAATAATGACCATTTTTCATCCTCTTTTAAATTGGCCATTCTGAAAATTTCCTTAGCTGACTCTTGTAACCCCTCCAACTTAAGGAAATAGCTTGATTCGTCTTGAGTCAACGATTTCCTAATTATATCAGAGACAAAGATAACACAACTTTGATGTTCCAAATTAGGGTTCTTCGTTACTTGGTATGGTTCGATAGGGGGGCATAAATCGACTAAATCCTTATCTGGCAAGAGACTTAATTGATTAGTTCGCTCTAGATAAAAAACAATTGACAAAAATCGCTAAATGCCTTTCTATATAAGGGTTCCATCCCTTATAACCCCCGTCCATTGCATAACAATTACCGAAGAGCCCAAATTAGTAGAATAATAAAGAAATTGTTCGCAATCTTCATAACCAGAGCGGTAAATTCCCGAAATTTGACCTTCTTGAAAAAGGGTTTCACCTTGATCTAAAATGAGGAGACATTTATGTTTTTGTAGATAGCTCAGTAATTTATAGTTTAAATTTTCTGGCTCATCTTCAAAGACTTTGTTATCATTAAAAAGCTGAAATAGAGCTAATTTAAGCTCTCTCCAAGAATTATAAAATGATAAATTGCGCCAAATGACACAATCAAAGTTATCTTTAATTTTCTCGACTAATTGAACGGTTAAGGTCGTTTTCCCAATTCCTTTGACTCCAGTAATTTCTATCAAATTATATTGCTGATTTAAAATAGCTTCTGCTAAAAGATTCACATCATTTTCTCGTCCAAAACAAAATTTTAAAGCTGGCATTTGTGACAAATCACAAGGATTTGAAGATGAAGCAGAGGGATTCTGATCTTGATAAATTGCTATATTTACATCATTATAGTTATTAACTAAAATAGAATTTTGTAAAGAATTACTATGATGAGAGTGATCCAAATATAATTGATGTGAACCTTCGTGAAACTCCCAACTTTTTAATCGAGATTTAGCATTAGATTTCGTAATATTTTCGTTCAAGTTATCTGACATAAGTTTCCACAACTTAGAACCTTCATCTTTAATGTAACCATCGCTGTAACCAATCTCTTCAGCAATGGTAAAATAGCTTTTATCCATCATTGTCCCCAAAATAATCTGTTTTTGAATTAAATTTAAGTATTTACCCGTAGCCGTATAAACGATTTTTTCAACAAAGGCAAGAATCGGCAGGAAATCCATGCTCAGTTACTGTTCATTATATTTTTGGTTCTACTATACAATAAGATTACATTTTTGTGGAGTATCAGCAGAGGGATATGTTGTGGTTGGTGGAGGCAATAGGGCTAATGGTACTGAGGCATTTCGTTAGACACAAGCAACCGGGATAGTGAGACTAGGGGATTTATCGGGGGGTAGTTAGGGAATATTCATCGCACTCACTGCCTGTGGTGGTAAACTAAGATGGTCATTAATTCCAGTGTCAGCGACAAAATCTCAGGAAATTTTGGGTCGCGAAATTGAACGAAAAACCACTGGAATGATGACTTTCCCCTCGATTACCTTTCCCTAAATTATTCAGCAACACGCTCCATCGTACCCCAAAACTTACCGCGACATCATAACCAATACGCAGGGTAAACAATCTAACGTTAGGGTTTTTCCGTTTTCGCTGTAAGGCTGTCTCTACACCGGTTGGCTCTATTCCATATTCACCGGTTTCTGCATCAATTACAATCATCTGGCCAATATTGCCACCAGACTCGACACTTTGACGAATACCGCTTTCGTAAAATTGTTTAGCTCGATATGCGACTTCTTCCACACTCCAAAAAATAGATTGCATAACAGTTGTACCCACTTTGAGTTTTTTTCTGGATTAGACCTCTTGCATAAATCCGAAAACAAACGATAGAAACAATAATGGGAGGGACTTTCAGTTAATTATTTATTAGTAGTTGATAATCTTCAAAAATGTTGCTGTACAAGGATCGACTTAAGACTTTTGCAAGAGGTCTATTGTAGAGTAGGTGGCGAACCGACTCCCGTAAAACCTTGCGGGTAAAAACTTTGTCTAAAAGTTACTAGCTTGTGGCCTTTTCTGTCGTCTTCCGGTGAGGGGAAAAGAAAACGGTAATCGGAAGGGGGTCATCGCTGGATGCGGCTTGGTCACTATACATAATTTAAACTTATGACAGCAAACAGAAATACTTTTGTCAAACCCCTTTACAAACCGTTACAAACTCTCTAAGATAGAGACATCATCAATCGTACCTCGATAACTTAATAGGAATCATAAACCAATGACCACCACTCTACAACAGCGCGAGAGCGCTTCCCTGTGGGAGCAGTTCTGTCAGTGGATCACCAGCACCAACAACCGTTTATACATCGGTTGGTTCGGTGTCATCATGATCCCCACCCTGCTCACCGCCACCACCTGCTTCATCATCGCCTTTATCGCCGCTCCTCCTGTAGATATCGACGGTATCCGCGAGCCTGTAGCCGGTTCTCTACTTTACGGAAACAACATCATCTCCGGTGCGGTTGTTCCCTCCTCCAACGCGATTGGACTCCACTTCTACCCCATCTGGGAAGCTGCTTCCTTAGATGAGTGGTTATACAACGGTGGTCCTTACCAGTTAGTCATTTTCCACTTCTTACTAGGTGTCTTCTGCTACCTCGGTCGTCAGTGGGAACTGTCTTTCCGTTTAGGAATGCGTCCTTGGATCTGTGTAGCTTACTCTGCACCCGTATCCGCCGCTACTGCTGTATTCTTAATCTATCCCATCGGACAAGGTTCCTTCTCTGATGGTATGCCTTTAGGAATCTCTGGAACCTTTAACTTTATGTTCGTGTTCCAAGCAGAACATAACATCCTGATGCACCCCTTCCATATGTTAGGTGTTGCCGGTGTGTTCGGCGGTTCCTTGTTCAGTGCGATGCACGGTTCTCTAGTAACTTCTTCCTTAGTGCGTGAAACCACTGAAATCGAATCTCAGAACTACGGTTACAAATTCGGTCAAGAGGAAGAAACCTACAATATCGTTGCCGCTCACGGTTACTTCGGACGTTTAATCTTCCAATACGCTTCTTTCAACAATAGCCGCTCTCTGCACTTCTTCTTAGGTGCTTGGCCGGTAATCGGTATCTGGTTTACGGCAATGGGTGTTAGCACCATGGCGTTTAACCTCAATGGTTTTAACTTCAACCAGTCGATTCTCGATTCTCAAGGTCGTGTAATCGGTACTTGGGCCGATGTGTTAAACCGCGCTGGTATCGGTATGGAAGTAATGCACGAGCGCAATGCTCACAACTTCCCCTTAGACTTGGCTAGTGGTGAACAGGCTCCTGTAGCTCTGATTGCTCCTGCTATCAATGGTTAATTCCTAGTCTGAACGAAAAGGCACTCCCGCAAGGGGGTGCTTTTTTGTTGTTAGAATTGGGGAACGGGGTACAAATGAAAAACGCTGCAAAATGCTTATTCTCAAACAATCATCATTATGACCGCTCTCACTGGAAAATATACTCTTAGTCAATATTTTGAGCAGGAAATACAATCCCAAACTCGTCATGAATATCTGGATGGAAAAATTATTGCTATGACAGGAGGGACACCGACTCATAATCGCATTATTAGTAATTTATTAGTGGCTTTATATACTGGACTAAAGAATCAACCCTATGCCGTTTTTGTCACCGATCAGCGTTTATGGATACCTGAGCGTCAAATAGCTACCTATCCTGATATTATGGTGATGCCTGAACCTCTCACTTATCAAGAAGGACGCAAAGATACTTTAATTAATCCTGTTTTAATCGCTGAGGTTTTGTCTGCTTCAACGGCAAATTACGACAGAGAAGAAAAGTTTGCCGCTTATCGAACCATTGCAACTTTTCAGGAATATTTATTGATTTCTCAGGAAAAATGTTATATTGAGCATTTTCAAAAAGAAGGCGAACGCTGGTTGTTTACAGCTTATGAATCTGATAGGATAATTCATTTAAACTCTTTGGGAATTCAGATAGTAATCGCAGATGTTTACCATAAAATCATCTTTGAAAATAATTAAAGGTTGATAGATGATTTTTTTGTTCTAATAAAAATGGACAGGTTTTTATCGAGAGTTAAGAGGTAAAATGATGACTTTGCCAGAAATGATCAAATCTTTTGAGAATTTATCAGAGGATGAACAGGAGTCATTGTTAGAGATTTTGTGTCAATATAGAGCTAAAGCAAGAGAAAGAGAAATTTTAGCTAATTTTAAGGAATTGAAAGATGCGATCGCTACTGGAACGGCCAGAAGGGGAACCGTAGAAGATTTGATTGCTGATTTGAATGAGGATTAACAATGGAGCTAATATGGAGTGATGGGTTTAAGCGTTCGTTTAAGAAGCTAATCAAGAAAAATCCCCAGTTAAAACCTAAAATTTTCGATGTACTTAGAAAACTGGCAGAAGACCCATTTACACTGTCTTTAAAAACCCATAAGTTAAGTGGTAATTTAGAAGGGTTATGGTCTTGTACTGTAGCTTACGATTGTCGAATTATTTTTAGTTTTTCGGAAGATGGAGAATATTTAGAAGTTATCATCTTGTTAATTGATATTGGTAGTCACGATCAGGTGTATAGAAAATAGGATAGACTGGAAAGCGATCCTGCGGGTTTCTGCGTTGCGGTACACATATATTTATAATAAGATAAATTTTTCCTAATCGTTAGGATTTCTTTGAAGATAGGATTTAAACACAGGATTAATAGGAAAATAGGACGAGGTTTCTGATGGTAATTTATCCAGTAAACAGCGTCTAATTAATGACTGAATAGTTGCCCAAAATTCAGAAGTAGATAAGTCAAGACTAGCAGTTTTTGGAAACTTTTCTACCGCTTCAGTTTGATTAGCTAACCAGTGCATCACCTTTTTTTCTGCTGCGGATAAACGCTGTAAATGACATTCGATCGAGTTTTCTATATCCCCTAAATAAATTTCATTGTTCATTTGTTCTAAAAATAAGGATACTTCTCCATCAAATAGTTCAATAATGGTTGAGGAGATGATATTTAACCAGTTAGGATGACCTTGATAAAGTTCGCTCAGTTCCGTCCATTTCTCCTCATTTTTTAAACCGTATTCTTTGAAGATTTCTTCAAATTCTGTTGTTAAACCTTGCAGGTATAAAGTTTTAATTTTATCGGATTTTAAGGTGACAAAATCTCTGGGAAGTTCCCAACTAATTAAAATCAAACAACTTTGATGAGATGTGGTAGCAATTTGCTGAAAAAATTTATGATAGTCCTGACAGTCGGGTAAATATTTACCTGCTAATTCCCCCTGTTTAAAAATATTCTGCACATCATCAAGAATAATTAAACAACGATAGGAGCTTAGATAATCTATTATATCAGGTAAGGGGGTTGATAGAGATTGGTTGAAAAACTGTTTTAGATCATCTTTGAGAGCGATTAATTGAGGAATATTTTCCAGACTGCGATAAATAATATAATCAAATTGTGAGGCAATTTCTGAAATTAATTTAAGGGTTAAAGCTGTTTTTCCAATTCCAGTTAACCCATAAATGGTAATTAATCGAGTTTTATTATCTAGCCATTCTTTTAAGGTTGATATTTCTAACTTACGTCCACAGTTATACATTAATTCTGGGGCTTTTGTTAAGTCAATCATGGGATATTGATCGTCATTGCGTAAAAATTTTCTTGTTTTTTTTCCATTATTAATTGTTTGTAAAGATTGATCGCAAATATGAATATTTCCTTGATTAACTTGTAAACAATGACCGAAATTAGAAGTTTGAGAAACCCGATATTTTCTTTCTAACTTGGATCGTAAATTATCTTTATTAACATCTTCGTCTAATACCTTACCCAACTTTTTCCATAAGTTAGCAGCCTCTTTTTTAATATGAGATTCACTACAACCATTAAAAGATTGAGCAATTTGCCAATATTTTTGACCTTGCCAAACCCCTGTCAAGATTGCTTCTTGTACTGGTGTCAGATGAGACTCCACTTTCTCAAACATTAAATCATCAACATATTGCAAAACTTGGTCAATATTATTCATT is a genomic window containing:
- a CDS encoding Uma2 family endonuclease, translating into MTALTGKYTLSQYFEQEIQSQTRHEYLDGKIIAMTGGTPTHNRIISNLLVALYTGLKNQPYAVFVTDQRLWIPERQIATYPDIMVMPEPLTYQEGRKDTLINPVLIAEVLSASTANYDREEKFAAYRTIATFQEYLLISQEKCYIEHFQKEGERWLFTAYESDRIIHLNSLGIQIVIADVYHKIIFENN
- a CDS encoding IS630-like element ISMae26 family transposase (programmed frameshift) is translated as MRPYSVDFRQKIIDVWKKEKISIRGLAQRFDVAKSFIQKLLKQHKETGDIRPRPQGGSPPTKLNSEQLIILIEIIEANNDATLEELSDLLYEKTQVKVSRATLGRLTQKLNYSFKKKTLHAAEKESDRVQQKRVEYWSEVREIEASKLIFIEESGVNLALLRLYARALIGRRARGRKPQKRGRNISIISAISLEKVVASVNIYGAVDAVTFEGFILKEVLPKIKEGDCLIMDNAKIHLGEMVREIIEQEKARLIYLPPYSPEFSPIENFWSKVKATLRKLKARTYKDLIEGIELAMLEVTQKDIRNWFTHCCYCTS
- a CDS encoding type II toxin-antitoxin system RelE/ParE family toxin, whose translation is MELIWSDGFKRSFKKLIKKNPQLKPKIFDVLRKLAEDPFTLSLKTHKLSGNLEGLWSCTVAYDCRIIFSFSEDGEYLEVIILLIDIGSHDQVYRK
- the psbA gene encoding photosystem II q(b) protein, whose amino-acid sequence is MTTTLQQRESASLWEQFCQWITSTNNRLYIGWFGVIMIPTLLTATTCFIIAFIAAPPVDIDGIREPVAGSLLYGNNIISGAVVPSSNAIGLHFYPIWEAASLDEWLYNGGPYQLVIFHFLLGVFCYLGRQWELSFRLGMRPWICVAYSAPVSAATAVFLIYPIGQGSFSDGMPLGISGTFNFMFVFQAEHNILMHPFHMLGVAGVFGGSLFSAMHGSLVTSSLVRETTEIESQNYGYKFGQEEETYNIVAAHGYFGRLIFQYASFNNSRSLHFFLGAWPVIGIWFTAMGVSTMAFNLNGFNFNQSILDSQGRVIGTWADVLNRAGIGMEVMHERNAHNFPLDLASGEQAPVALIAPAING
- a CDS encoding AAA family ATPase translates to MNNIDQVLQYVDDLMFEKVESHLTPVQEAILTGVWQGQKYWQIAQSFNGCSESHIKKEAANLWKKLGKVLDEDVNKDNLRSKLERKYRVSQTSNFGHCLQVNQGNIHICDQSLQTINNGKKTRKFLRNDDQYPMIDLTKAPELMYNCGRKLEISTLKEWLDNKTRLITIYGLTGIGKTALTLKLISEIASQFDYIIYRSLENIPQLIALKDDLKQFFNQSLSTPLPDIIDYLSSYRCLIILDDVQNIFKQGELAGKYLPDCQDYHKFFQQIATTSHQSCLILISWELPRDFVTLKSDKIKTLYLQGLTTEFEEIFKEYGLKNEEKWTELSELYQGHPNWLNIISSTIIELFDGEVSLFLEQMNNEIYLGDIENSIECHLQRLSAAEKKVMHWLANQTEAVEKFPKTASLDLSTSEFWATIQSLIRRCLLDKLPSETSSYFPINPVFKSYLQRNPND
- a CDS encoding ATP-binding protein; the encoded protein is MDFLPILAFVEKIVYTATGKYLNLIQKQIILGTMMDKSYFTIAEEIGYSDGYIKDEGSKLWKLMSDNLNENITKSNAKSRLKSWEFHEGSHQLYLDHSHHSNSLQNSILVNNYNDVNIAIYQDQNPSASSSNPCDLSQMPALKFCFGRENDVNLLAEAILNQQYNLIEITGVKGIGKTTLTVQLVEKIKDNFDCVIWRNLSFYNSWRELKLALFQLFNDNKVFEDEPENLNYKLLSYLQKHKCLLILDQGETLFQEGQISGIYRSGYEDCEQFLYYSTNLGSSVIVMQWTGVIRDGTLI